The nucleotide window CGAAAAGAACGATTTCAGGTTTGTATTTCCGGATCAACTCGACGGCCGCCCGGGCATAGGGATCCGTGCGGTATTGTGTGAGCAGGGGGCTTTCCATGACATAGACGGCTTCGGCGCCATGGGCGACCGCCTCGGCCGCATATCCCGGCGCGGCCCCGGCATCCGCGAACAGCATGCCGCACAGCCGGCAGCCCAGGTCGTCGGCCAGTTTCCGTCCTTCGCCCAAAAGCTCGAATGAAACGGCGGAAACCCGGCCTTCTTCGTGTTCAATGAAGACCCAGACATCCTTGTAGGCCGACATATCGGCGGCGGCGGCTTTCTCCTCCTTTTCGAGAACGATGGCCCCGACCGGGCAGACGTCGACGCAGGCACCGCAGAAGGTGCAGGCGTCGTCGACCTCGGCGATTCCGTCTTTCATGCTCAGGGCTCCGAAGGGACATGTCGGGATGCAGGCTTCGCAACCGGTGCAGCTTTCGGCGTCGATTTTCAATTCGGCCATGGGTTTCTCCTCATCCTCACTTGACGAATTTCGTGTCCATCAGCCTGTCGACAAGGGCGGAGACCGCCTCCTGCGGATCGCCCTTGAGCATCTCTCCGCCCCGGCTCCGGGCCTCCGGCGTGAAAATCTTCGACACCCAGGTCGGCGAACCCTTGAGTCCGATCCGATTTTCGTCGGCGCCGATATCCCCGGCCGTCAACACGGGGATTTCGGTCCGAGCCGCTCTTTTTATGCCCATGAGCGAAGGCGGGCGCGGCTTGTTGATGTCCTTGACGACGGTCAGCAGGGCCGGAAGGGAGGATTCCACAATTTCCCGGCCGTGCTCGAGCAGGCGTTCGACCCGGATGGTCTTTTTTTCGGGGTCGAGTTCTGCGACTTTCGAGACATATGTGAGTTGCGGGATGCCCAGGCGGGTCGCGATTCCCGGACCGACTTGAGCGGTATCCCCGTCGATGGCCTGCTTGCCGCAGAGAATGAGGTCGGCGCCGCCGATATGCTCGATCGTCCGGGCCAGGGCGTAAGCCGTGGCCAGCGTGTCGGCGCCGGCAAAGGCCCTGTCCGAAACCAGGTGGACCTTGTCCGCACCGACGGCCAGGGCGCTTTTCAGAACCTCGACGGCCTGGGGCGGCCCCATGCTGACGACATGGACTTCGCCTCCATGCTTTTCCCGCAGGAGGAGCGCTTCTTCCAGAGCGTATTCATCGAAGGGATTCGTGATACTGGCCACCCCCTCCCGGATCAGGGTGTTGGTCTCTGGATTGATCTTGACATCGGCGGTATCCGGAACCTGCTTGATGCAAACGGCGATTCTCAATGGGTCCTCCCTTCATGAATTGCGGTTTCTGTATATCACCAGCTTTCCAGTCTCGTCAAGGTTTTACGGGGAATCCGGCAACGGCCGGTTAGGTTCGTTTTTTGCGGGAGGCGGCGTTTTTTTTCGGGCGGCTCTCCTGCGCGTCGAGACCGGCGACCTTCCTGAGCCGGGCCGTCTCCCCTTCTGTCAGAAAACGCCAGTCCCCGGATTTCAATCCCTTCGCGGTCAGCCCGGCAAAATGCGTCCGCTTCAGTTCGCGGACCCGGCTCCCGACGGCCTCTATCATTTTTCGGACTTCTCGTTTGCGGCCCTCGTGGATTTCGAGAGCCAAGATACTCCGTCCGTCCGCCCTCCAGAGGATATCGGCCTTGGCCGGAGCCGTGCGCCGGCCTTCCAGGAATACGCCTTTTCTCAGCTTCGCCAGGCTTTCGTCCGTGGGCACATCGTCGACTTGTGCCACATAACGTTTTTTGACTTCGTAGCGCGGATGGGTCAGACGGAAGGCCAGTTCCCCATCGTTTGTGAGAAGCAGAACGCCCGTGCTGTCGGCATCCAGCCGGCCCACGGGAAAGACGCGGGTTTTCAATTGGGGAAGAAGATCCATGACCGTCCGCCGTCCCAGGGGGTCTTTAACGGTTGTGACAAAGCCTTTCGGTTTGTGAAGAAGCACGGTCACGCCGAGCTTTTCCCGGCTGACCGGCCGGCCGCCGACCTCCACCCTGTCCGTCTCTTCATCGATTTTGGTTCCCAGTTCCGTGACCACAAGGCCGTTAACCTTGACCTTTCCCTCGACGATCAACCGGTCGGCTTCCCGGCGGGAAGCCGCGCCGGCCATCGAGAGGTACTTATTTAAACGGACCGTCATCTCTTCAGACCCTAAAAATAGATGTTGAATCCTCCGGTTAGAGCCAGGTTGCCGAGCGTGAGTTTGCCCTCCTCCAAACCGAGTCCCACGCGGTGATAGCGGGCTTCCGCGGCAAGGGCGAATTTCCGGGCCAGCCGGATTTCCAGGCCGGCGCCGGCGTTAAATCCCGTCTTTTTTTCGGTTTCGACGCCGGGGATATGCGCCCAATAATACCCATATCCCAAAGTCAGATAGGGACTTAGGATGGGCATGGGAAGGAAAAATTTGGCACAAAGACCCAGATGACTGTAGTCCAATTTGCGGTTTTTCCACATTTCCGGAGTGATATCCTGAAAATCAAGATTGTGGGCCGCCTGGAGCCATTGAACTTCAAAGGCCAACGCCAGGACGTTCACACCGGCACGGGCGCCGTAGAGAAACGTCTGGTCCCGGTCAAAGGATATTCCGTCCAGCTTCGCTTTCTGGGACGAAACCCCTCCCTGAAGACCGAGATAGAATCCGGCCTCTGCCGGAAGCGACAGAACAGCCATAAAAGCGAGGGCGACAAAGATTCCGGACAATGTTCGTCTCATGCTTTCATCCCCTTTTTCGGCGGATCCGGAAGGATTCTCCAGGCCGGACGGGCCAAAACTTCCATCACTTTCATGTCGAAAAAAGACTGGGCGGGACAGGGCTGCAGAAGAAGCGCGGTGTCGGCTCCGGATTGCGTTCCCCCGATGGAGATGCAGGGGATGCCGTGCGGAACCCGTCCGGCATCCGCCGCCATGAGGGCGATTTCCACGGCGACTTTCGTTCCCTGGCCGAAAATGCGAAGTGTGTAGGCCATGATTTCATCGAGTTCGTACGTGCCCAGTTTCCGGCGCACGGCCCGCCCCACGCCGCCGAAGGCGTGCTGGCAGGTCAGGATTTCGGCGCCGGCGGCTTCAATCCGCTTTCGGTGTTTTTCTTCGAGCTCCTGGACATCGGGGCCCGAGAAGCCCGTGGAATGAGTGACCACAACGAGCTGATCGGCGGGAAAGTGCTCCAGCGCCTTGACGCCCGTTTTCCCCGAGGTCGTGGCGACGAGAACCCGGCCCACGCCGAGTTCTCCGGCGCACCGGGCCGCCCAGGCCAGCGTCCGGTCCGTGTTTTGCGGCCCCGGCGCATCGAAAGACAGGCAGGCGCTGATGCGCGCCGGGGATTCCGGAGTCTTTCTTTTGGCCATGGCGCCCTCCTCAGCGATCATTGTGCGGCCCCGGACAGGCAAAGTCAAGACGGGCTGAACTTTTTCCATTCCGGTTCGTATTGGGAAACATGGCCCGAATGCATATCACCGAATCCCTGGAGATGGCCGTATCGTCCATGCGCGCCAACAAAATGCGGACGTTCCTGACTCTCCTGGGCGTCATCATCGGCGTGCTGACCATCATCGCCGTCGTCTCCGTGATCCAGGGGCTCAACAACTACGTCTACACCAAGATGGCCTTCTATGGAGCGAATGATTTCTCCATCTCCAAATTCTCGATGATGAACATGTCCCTCAAGGACTTCACCGACCAGATGAAACGGCGCGACCTTACGCTCGAAGAAATGCGTTTTCTCCGGGAGTCCTGCCGGTCCTGCGAACTTGTGGGCGCCTCGACCGGCACCAGCCGCGAGGTGAAATTCCGCAACCGGTCCGTCCGCGACACCCAGGTCCGGGGCGTGACCTCCGTCGATCATCTCATCGGTTCGACCCTCGAACTCGAAAAAGGCCGCCATCTTCAGATCGAAGATGAGCGCCACTCCCGGATGGTCTGCATCATCGGGGCGGACGTCGAGGAAAATCTTTTTCAGGGCATCGATCCCGTGGGCCGCCGCATCAAGGTTGGAAACCGCGATTTCCAGGTCATCGGCGTCGGGACAAGGAAGGGAAAAATCCTGGGATTCAGCCAGGACAACTACGTCCGCATTCCGATCACGACGTTTTTAAAGATTTACGGCTCCCGCCGCTCTCTTGACATCAACATCCACACCGCCTCCCAGGAAAAGATGATCCAGGCCCAGGAGGAGGTGCGGACGCTCCTCCGCGCCTGGCGAAAGCGGACCTACAAGGATCCCGACGACTTTTCCTTCCAGACGTCGGAGACTTTCATTCAGATCTACAAGTCGGCGACGTCGGGCGTCTACTTCGCCATGATCGCCGTGGCCTCGATCGCTCTTCTCGTCGGCGGCATCGTCATTATGAACATCATGTTCGTCTCGGTGACGGAGAGAACCAAGGAGATCGGCATCCGGATGGCCGTCGGAGCCCGCCGTAAGGACATTCTTCTGCAGTTCCTGCTCGAATCGTCCATCATCGCCGCCGTCGGAGGCCTCATCGGCATCCTTCTGGGAATCGGCGTCGCCCGCATCGTCACCGCGGCAACGGCCATGCCCTCGCGCGTTGAACCCGTATCCATCATCCTGGCCATCGTCATGTCCTGGAGCGTCGGTCTGTTTTTTGGGATCTACCCGGCCAACAAGGCGGCCAAGCTCGATCCCGTGGAAGCCCTGAGGTCGGAACTGTGAGACTCCAGATCATCCGCGAGGTCTTCCGGATGGCCGTCGAATCCCTCCGGACCAACAAGATGCGTTCGCTCCTTACGGTCCTGGGCATCGTCATCGGCGTCATGACCGTGATCGGGATGGTTTCGGTCATCCAGGGACTCAACCGATCCTTCCTCCAGGAGCTGGCTTCGGCGGGGGCCGATCTGATTCTCGTCGGCAAATACGATCCCGTCCAGATGGGACAACGAAGCGAGGAAGAGCGTCGGCGCCGGGACCTGACCTTTGAAGACGCCATGGCCATCCAGGAGGAATGTCCCTCCGTGCGATCCGTTGCCGTTTCCATGACGGCGGATATTTTTCAGCCCATTCCCGTCAAGGCCGGCAACATTACCAGTGAAAACGCCATCATCATCGGCATGAACGAGAACTGGCCCACGGTCTACGCTCTCTATCTCCCCCAGGAAGGACGGTTTCTCACCGAATCCGAAATTACCCGCAGCGCCCGGAGCGCCATCCTGGGCTTCGAAACGGCCGAAACCCTCTTCCCTTTCACGAGCGCCGTCGGCCGGGAGATCCGGATCGGACCTGAAAATTTCACCGTCGTCGGCGTCCTTGAAAAGAGAGGCCAGATGTTCGGCCAGAGCCGTGACAATTTCGTCGGCATGCCCCTAACAACCTTGATGAAATATTTCCCGTACAATCCCGAAGGATTGGAGATCGCCGCCGTCCCCAGGAGGCCGGAGGAGCTGAACGCGGCCATCGAAGAAATCCGGAACCTTCTGAGACAGCGCCGCAAGGTCCGTTTCGGGCAGCCGGACGACTTCGCGGTCTTCACCCAGGACACCCTCGTCGATCTCTATAATCAGTTGACCGGCGCCGCCTACCTGGTCATGATCGTCATTTCTTCCATCGGACTTCTCGTCGGCGGCATCGGCGTCATGAACATCATGCTGGTTTCGGTCAAGGAGCGGACGCGAGAGATCGGGATCCGCAAGGCCATCGGGGCTCGGTCCGCCGACATCCTGAAACAATTTCTCATCGAAGCGATATTCCTGACCGGGATCGGAGGGATCATCGGGGTCGTCATCGGCTTCGGCCTGGCCATGCTCGTCCGGGCCGCGACGCCCCTTCCGGCCACGGTCTCCGCCTGGTCGGTCGTCGCGGGGCTCACAGTCTCGATCTCGATCGGGCTCTTCTTCGGGATCTTTCCCGCCCAGAAAGCCTCCCGGCTCGATCCCATCGAATCCCTCCGCTACGAATAAAGGAACTTCAGGAGTTCGGCGGCGGCGGCATCGAGGGCTTTTTCCAGGAAGCGGGCATCCTCGAGGACCAGTTCAACAAGAGAGGATCGTCCTCCTCCCTTGACGGGAACAACCGCGGCAACGGCCGGCACGGCCTTGCGCACATCAAGGCCGAGGGATTCCGGCGCGGCCAGCCAGAGCCGGGCGACGTCCCGTGAGGCCAAGCCGAGAACGGCGGCATGCCCTCCGCCGCGAATGATGTTCAAGGCCAGAGCGCGGACGGCCTCCGGCGACTTGTCGGAGAAGGCGGCTCGGACGACGGGGCCGTCAGACTCGGCACACATGTCGCGGGCCTCGAAGGCCGCCAAACCGTCTTCCAGCCGGCGCAGCGCCTTTTTCGCCTCTTTCGCCTCATCCAGGGCCTTGACGACACAGTCGGGCGCCTCGCTCTCCGAGGTCGAAAACAGTCCTGCCACACGGCGCAGGCCCCGGGTCTTCTCCGCATAGTCGCGAAGGGCCCGGAAGCCGCAGACAAACCGGAACCTGACGTTGCCCCGGATTTTCTCCCACCCCGGAATCTTGATCAGGCCGACCTCGCCCGTTCTGCGGCAGTGGGTTCCGCCGCAGGCCGAAAAGTCGAAGCCGTCGACCTCGACGATACGGAGCGTCCCCGACTTCTTCGGAGGCCGCCTCAACGGAACCCGATCGACGTCGTTTTCGTCGACCCAATATGTTTTGACATCCCGGTTTTCGAAAACGACCGCGTTGGCCCGATCCTCGACCCTATCCACGTCCTCATCGGAAACGGTTCCGATTCCGATTTCCAGCGTCGAGACGTCGTCGCCCATGTGGAAGGAGCGGGTCTCTCCGGACAGGATCTCGACGAATACCTGGGACAGGATGTGCTGCCCGGTGTGCTGCTGCATGCGCTCGAAGCGCGTCCGGCCGTCGATCTCTCCCCTCACGCGGGTCCCGTCGAGATCCTTGGCGAGAACATGGACGATTCGGCCGCTCTCGTCACGGACGTCCAGGACCTCGGTCCCGTTCAGCGTCCCCTTATCGGCGGGCTGCCCGCCTGATTCGGGATAAAAACAGGTTTCGGCGAGAACGACCGCGGGATGTTCGTCACGGACGGATTTTTCCACGACCTCGGCTTCGAATCCCGTTCGATAGGGATCTTCGAAATAAAGGCGGCGCGTCGTCCCGCTGATGTCACTTTCGATCATGAGATCACGATAAGCGATTTGGGCCTTTCTTTCAAGCGGCCGTCTTGACTTCGATTCGCCGTTTGCGGCATGATGGGCGTCCGCCGCGCCGCGGACCGAACGTTCAGCCGAGGAGAATCCCAAGCTCATGCCGCCCACAGCATCCGACACAACCCAAAAAACCGGACATGGAGATGGAGAGGGACATGCGCCGCGTGATAACGGCGATGACCGCCGGACACGATCCCTGCGCGAATACCCGGGACTCGTCTTTCGCGGTTTCTGCATGGGATCCGCCGACGTCGTGCCGGGCGTTTCCGGCGGAACCATGGCTTTTATCCTGGGCATCTATGAGGAATTGATCCAGTCCATCCGGGCCGTCGGACGGCCTCCGTTTCTGCGGGCGGCGCTCCGCCTGAACATCCGCGAGATGCTGAGGATCCTGAATTGGCCGTTCCTGGCCGCCGTGAGCCTCGGGATTGTTCTGGCCGTTCTGACCCTGGCCCGGGGATTGGAATGGCTCCTCGTCAACAAGCCCGTTTTGATTTGGAGTTTCTTTTTCGGCCTCGTCCTGGCCTCGATCGTCGTCGTCGGCAAACGGCTTCAAAAACGAACAGTCCCGCTGGCTGCGGCCATGATCGCCGGAGCGGCCGGCGCCTACGTGATCGTCGGTCTCGTCCCTGTTCAAACGCCCGAGACCTGGTGGTTTTTCTTTCTGAGCGGCGCCGTGGCCATCTGCGCCATGATCCTGCCGGGAATCTCCGGCGCCTTCATCCTCGTCCTGCTCGGCAAGTACCAGGCGGTCCTGAGCGCCGTCAACCAGCGCGACCTGCAGACGATCGCCCTGGTGGGCGCTGGGGCGGTCATCGGCATCGTATCGTTCGCCCAAATTCTCGGCTGGCTGTTCAAGCGATACCATGACGC belongs to Acidobacteriota bacterium and includes:
- a CDS encoding electron transfer flavoprotein subunit beta/FixA family protein translates to MRIAVCIKQVPDTADVKINPETNTLIREGVASITNPFDEYALEEALLLREKHGGEVHVVSMGPPQAVEVLKSALAVGADKVHLVSDRAFAGADTLATAYALARTIEHIGGADLILCGKQAIDGDTAQVGPGIATRLGIPQLTYVSKVAELDPEKKTIRVERLLEHGREIVESSLPALLTVVKDINKPRPPSLMGIKRAARTEIPVLTAGDIGADENRIGLKGSPTWVSKIFTPEARSRGGEMLKGDPQEAVSALVDRLMDTKFVK
- a CDS encoding pseudouridine synthase, giving the protein MTVRLNKYLSMAGAASRREADRLIVEGKVKVNGLVVTELGTKIDEETDRVEVGGRPVSREKLGVTVLLHKPKGFVTTVKDPLGRRTVMDLLPQLKTRVFPVGRLDADSTGVLLLTNDGELAFRLTHPRYEVKKRYVAQVDDVPTDESLAKLRKGVFLEGRRTAPAKADILWRADGRSILALEIHEGRKREVRKMIEAVGSRVRELKRTHFAGLTAKGLKSGDWRFLTEGETARLRKVAGLDAQESRPKKNAASRKKRT
- a CDS encoding porin family protein, which encodes MRRTLSGIFVALAFMAVLSLPAEAGFYLGLQGGVSSQKAKLDGISFDRDQTFLYGARAGVNVLALAFEVQWLQAAHNLDFQDITPEMWKNRKLDYSHLGLCAKFFLPMPILSPYLTLGYGYYWAHIPGVETEKKTGFNAGAGLEIRLARKFALAAEARYHRVGLGLEEGKLTLGNLALTGGFNIYF
- a CDS encoding pyruvate kinase alpha/beta domain-containing protein gives rise to the protein MAKRKTPESPARISACLSFDAPGPQNTDRTLAWAARCAGELGVGRVLVATTSGKTGVKALEHFPADQLVVVTHSTGFSGPDVQELEEKHRKRIEAAGAEILTCQHAFGGVGRAVRRKLGTYELDEIMAYTLRIFGQGTKVAVEIALMAADAGRVPHGIPCISIGGTQSGADTALLLQPCPAQSFFDMKVMEVLARPAWRILPDPPKKGMKA
- a CDS encoding ABC transporter permease: MARMHITESLEMAVSSMRANKMRTFLTLLGVIIGVLTIIAVVSVIQGLNNYVYTKMAFYGANDFSISKFSMMNMSLKDFTDQMKRRDLTLEEMRFLRESCRSCELVGASTGTSREVKFRNRSVRDTQVRGVTSVDHLIGSTLELEKGRHLQIEDERHSRMVCIIGADVEENLFQGIDPVGRRIKVGNRDFQVIGVGTRKGKILGFSQDNYVRIPITTFLKIYGSRRSLDINIHTASQEKMIQAQEEVRTLLRAWRKRTYKDPDDFSFQTSETFIQIYKSATSGVYFAMIAVASIALLVGGIVIMNIMFVSVTERTKEIGIRMAVGARRKDILLQFLLESSIIAAVGGLIGILLGIGVARIVTAATAMPSRVEPVSIILAIVMSWSVGLFFGIYPANKAAKLDPVEALRSEL
- a CDS encoding ABC transporter permease, coding for MRLQIIREVFRMAVESLRTNKMRSLLTVLGIVIGVMTVIGMVSVIQGLNRSFLQELASAGADLILVGKYDPVQMGQRSEEERRRRDLTFEDAMAIQEECPSVRSVAVSMTADIFQPIPVKAGNITSENAIIIGMNENWPTVYALYLPQEGRFLTESEITRSARSAILGFETAETLFPFTSAVGREIRIGPENFTVVGVLEKRGQMFGQSRDNFVGMPLTTLMKYFPYNPEGLEIAAVPRRPEELNAAIEEIRNLLRQRRKVRFGQPDDFAVFTQDTLVDLYNQLTGAAYLVMIVISSIGLLVGGIGVMNIMLVSVKERTREIGIRKAIGARSADILKQFLIEAIFLTGIGGIIGVVIGFGLAMLVRAATPLPATVSAWSVVAGLTVSISIGLFFGIFPAQKASRLDPIESLRYE
- a CDS encoding alanine--tRNA ligase-related protein; the protein is MSLGFSSAERSVRGAADAHHAANGESKSRRPLERKAQIAYRDLMIESDISGTTRRLYFEDPYRTGFEAEVVEKSVRDEHPAVVLAETCFYPESGGQPADKGTLNGTEVLDVRDESGRIVHVLAKDLDGTRVRGEIDGRTRFERMQQHTGQHILSQVFVEILSGETRSFHMGDDVSTLEIGIGTVSDEDVDRVEDRANAVVFENRDVKTYWVDENDVDRVPLRRPPKKSGTLRIVEVDGFDFSACGGTHCRRTGEVGLIKIPGWEKIRGNVRFRFVCGFRALRDYAEKTRGLRRVAGLFSTSESEAPDCVVKALDEAKEAKKALRRLEDGLAAFEARDMCAESDGPVVRAAFSDKSPEAVRALALNIIRGGGHAAVLGLASRDVARLWLAAPESLGLDVRKAVPAVAAVVPVKGGGRSSLVELVLEDARFLEKALDAAAAELLKFLYS
- a CDS encoding DUF368 domain-containing protein translates to MPPTASDTTQKTGHGDGEGHAPRDNGDDRRTRSLREYPGLVFRGFCMGSADVVPGVSGGTMAFILGIYEELIQSIRAVGRPPFLRAALRLNIREMLRILNWPFLAAVSLGIVLAVLTLARGLEWLLVNKPVLIWSFFFGLVLASIVVVGKRLQKRTVPLAAAMIAGAAGAYVIVGLVPVQTPETWWFFFLSGAVAICAMILPGISGAFILVLLGKYQAVLSAVNQRDLQTIALVGAGAVIGIVSFAQILGWLFKRYHDATVAVLTGLMLGSLRKVWPWKLDLAFVTDRHGQLVPSVQKNILPEAFVGGAFNMEIVAALLLALAGCGTVLLLDAWANRLKK